In Taeniopygia guttata chromosome 14, bTaeGut7.mat, whole genome shotgun sequence, the genomic window GTTACGATGACGGCGCGTCTCTGCtcctcttcctgcagctgcttctcctgcGTCCCCTCGATGTGCTGGATCGCCTGCACGGGGCACACAGCGGCCGTCAGGACACCTCTGACCCACCCTGGGGGTTAGGGACCCCCCCACTGCCAAACCCCCCCGCTCCCCCGCTTACCTGAACGATGGTGTCCAGGTTCTGCCGGGACGTGGAGACCGTGTTGATGACCGAGGATGGGCCCATGGTGACCACGGTGACATGATGGGAGGGAGGCGGCGCTGGAACGATCACGGTGGGGTGGTGGGTGGGCGCTGGGGGAGCGTGtgaaggcaggagctggggacagaAGGGAAAGCCTCGGTGAGCAGGGCACGGCGCGGCAGCGTGGGGAGAACATTGTGCTGTTCACAGAGCCCAACTCCATAAACGCTGAAGCACCACTCGGCTGCTCCAGTTCTCCATCCCAGTGGGTGCAGGAGGATGCCAGCTGaaagctgctgccacctcagcTTTGCAGAGCGGAACATGAAGGATTCCCCGTATCCCAAATGACAATGATTTGGGCTTTGAAGCCAGGAGAGGCAAGTGCCATTCCCTGCATGGCCAGGAATTCCCCACACCCCTCGGAGATCCTGCTAGGAGCAGCGGATGGGAAGATCCGCTCTAGCAGGAGGCTACGGAGAGTTCACCTAAAAATAGGCTGAACTTCCCTGGGAGGTGGCCGGGGGGgaccctgcagggacacagctctgcagaagcccgaggagcagggaagaagctgctgTTCCTCCCTTTGAAGCTCCCAGAGCGGTGTGGCCCCGGGCTGGGCTTCAGGGTGGCAGCGCACAGGGACTGGTGCTGGCACAGTGCTCGCCTCCTCCCTGCATCATTAGCAAATCCAGCAGTCTCAGGAAAAAAGCTGAAGGTTTCCATCCCCTCTACCTGCAGCTTGACACTCCTTTCCCAGCTTGCTGGGTGGCAGGGAGTGGTTTGGGGATCCCTGAAATTCAGTGGGAGTGACCCAGAGAAAGGTGAAGCCCGGGAGATGAAACCCTCTCTGGCAGCAAGTGACCTCCCCCGTCcaaacccctctgtgcaggGAACAGAGCCACTGGGAAGCCACCACGGGTGGTCCAATCCAAGTCCCTCCCTGAAACACAGGATGCCTGCAAGCACAGCCCCAAGCACTGTGGGGAGCTTTGGGCCACCCCTTTCCCAAATCACTAAGTGACAGCTTTGCTGGGACATCAGTGGCCACAGGAGGTGCCGAGTCCATCACTGAACCCACCCCTCGTGTTCCAGTACCTGGGGGTGTCTGGGGTGCACTCACCTGGGTTCGGATCTGCTGCTCGCGCTCGAGCTTCTCCTGGTGCAGCAACCtcacctgctcctgctgctgctggagctgcacctGCTGAGCAATCACCTTCAGCTTCTCGGGGTACATGTGGGCCTCCAGGGAGCGAACCTGCAGGCCAGAGAACCCCGACATCAGTGGGGAGCCTGGCACAGGCCCGCTGaaccccagctgtcccctcagcTGGAGCCAGGAAACTTTGGACACGCACGGAGAAGCCATGTCCAAAGCAGGTGTTTGGTGaccccacagcactgctgctgtccctggggctcactggggacatggcagaggctgcaggagggcaCCTGGCCttacctgctcctccagcatCATGCGGACCGAGCGCTCCTTGTCCAGCTGCTGCCGGAGCTCGATCATCTCCCGGCGCAGATCCTCGGCCTTCTCATCTTCCCAGATGTCCGGAGAGCCAATCCCCTCGTCTTTGTCCTCTGCCCGTCGCCGTTTCGGGGAGGAGCCACTGAATTCCTGCCGTGGGAATGTGGTGTCAGGGAAAGGGGGCTAGCAAAGATGCTCTCCCTGCATCCAGACTTCTGGGTGATGCCACTCCCCATCAGAGCTCCATGCAGGAAAGGGTGTCCCTGGGGTTGTGTTTGATGCTTGGGGACAGATGGGCTCCTGCCCGTGTCCCCCATCCTGGTCCTCATCCCCACAGCCTTGTGCCAACCTGATTCTCACACTGTGACACCCAGGGCAGTTCAGCCAGGGCACCCCAGCACCATTACTGCCACCAGGCCATCCTCGACACCCCAAATGTgtggaaataatggaaaattggACCCCAACCCTTCTCCCCCTGCCAGGTAAGAGATGTCAGGTTGAAtggggctccctgccctgccaggggaaTGGAAACATCACTCCCTGGCTGAGCAGGGTGGAGGGTCCCACCCTGAGCCCAAGGAACTGCAATGACATCCCCACCCTGGCCAGCCAGGACTGTCCCACCTcctcctgtcccatccctggggcaCTACCTGGATGAACCGCTTGAGCTGGGTGTTCTGCTGCAGTAGCCGAGTCTTTTCCTGCTCCAGGGAGAAGATGTACTCGGCCGTCTGCTGGAGGATGGCTGCCTGTGGGGGAGCCAGGAGAGAAATGCTGAGGCAGGAGACCCCAGGGTCCTCCAGGCCTCCTCCTGATGAGCCCTGCAAGCAGCACTGCTCCTTGCCTGTCCCTGGTGCCTCCTCCCAGAGTCTGCTTCGCCCCAGGCTCCCCCTGGGATTTCCACCATGGTGAAACCCTCCAAGGCACCCACCTCAGGAACCCAACCAGCTGCCTCCTCACCCCACTCCCCTCTGCAGTGGGGTCCCTCCTCCCCCAGGAACGTATCACCCTGCTCCtggggcactgggggctgtCACACACTCCCAGCCCACTGCAGGACACCGGGCCAGGGATGCACACCCACTCCTGCTGCGAAACCTCCATCACCGAGTTAACACCCAAATGCCCCCAACTCTACTTTCAGCCCCTCCAAGTGTAGAACAAACATGTGAATCCTGCTCACCTTGCTGAGCTTCTCCCCATCCGTGTGTGGGATGAGGGTTTTCAGGGACTGGAAGCCAGCATTGATGCTCTGCATCCGCCGTCTCTCGTTGCTGTTGGCGATTTCCCTGCGTATCCGCCGCTCCTGGTCCCGCTGGGTCTCCGGAGTCAGTGGGATGTTGGCCAAGCTGTGAGAGAGACGTGGGGTTAGGGAACGGGGGGCTGcacccctgctgccagctcactGCATCCCCCCTTGCTTTGCAGTGATGGTCCCAAGCCACCAAAGGGACAGGTGACGTGGAGGGGACGACGGCTGCGGTGCTGGGAAACACCAAAGCAGGTAGGTGGGTTTCTCCAGCCCTGTAACCAAAACTTCGGGGGATGCACTGGCCAAACAAcggccctgctgcagccccctgGTTCCACTGGGCTCAGACACgctgcccagtgcccagcctgggcgAAGGGACCCCCAGGTGGGCGAGGGAGGCCACGGGCTGGCCGGCTGTGTCCCCGCGGGGCTGGCCGGCGTGTGTGGCCCCGGGAAGGcggctccctccctcccgccccGCTGATGGCTTCCAGAtgacagctcccagcagagaagCCCCCGTCCCACCCCAAGccgcagctcctgcctgcttcctgccgctgcctcctcGCCCCCCACGCCCTTGCCCCGCAGACGGGCCGGGAAATGCCGGCATGGAGGGCGAGAGCTCCGGGCAGGCAGCACCCACGGGTCCAGAGCGGCTGCCCTGAGCAAAGCTCGCCGCCCTGGGGTCCGGCTTTAACCACACCCCGAGGGAAGCAGGGCAGAGGTTTTGGATCACACCATGCCAACTCTCCCCAGAGTGCAGGCACCCGGCGCCAGGGGATGCTGCAACGCACCAAAGACTAAACAGGAGCCGGGCCGCCGGCAGCAGGAGAGATAAGACGGGCTCCAGCCGCCCGTCCAGGTGCCCGGCGGCTCTGGGACGGGGAGATGGGAACATTCCACCCAGAGCCTTgccaaagccaggctgggaagCAAAGCCCAGCGTCCTGCCCTCCTGGTGAGGAACCACGGAGGTTTGGAGCACAGGGATCCAAGGAACACGTGCAGCACCACCGTGTGCCCAGGCAGTGACCGGAGGCTCTCAGGCCACTCACtcatccctgcctgctgcagctgggggatGCACCACAATTCATCCATGATACACAGCGATGGGGGAGACCCAGCTCGTCC contains:
- the TFAP4 gene encoding transcription factor AP-4, producing the protein MEYFMVPAPKVPALQHFRKSEKEVIGGLCSLANIPLTPETQRDQERRIRREIANSNERRRMQSINAGFQSLKTLIPHTDGEKLSKAAILQQTAEYIFSLEQEKTRLLQQNTQLKRFIQEFSGSSPKRRRAEDKDEGIGSPDIWEDEKAEDLRREMIELRQQLDKERSVRMMLEEQVRSLEAHMYPEKLKVIAQQVQLQQQQEQVRLLHQEKLEREQQIRTQLLPSHAPPAPTHHPTVIVPAPPPSHHVTVVTMGPSSVINTVSTSRQNLDTIVQAIQHIEGTQEKQLQEEEQRRAVIVTPARACPEPSASDTASDTEGNDSDSMDQSKEEPSGDGELP